The Deinococcus fonticola genome includes the window ACATGCACCTCATCCAGATGCCACCGGGAACCCCGACGGGGTTCCCGGTGGCGCAATTCCTCAGTGAGGAGCGGAGCGAATTTGATGTTCCACTGGCGAAGGGTTTCGTGACTGACGTGGATTCCTCTTTCATGAAGAAGCTCTTGAACATCACGTTGGCTAAGCGGAAAGCGGTGGTACAGCCACAGGGCATACCCAATCACGCTCAGTGGGAAACGGTGTCGATAGGGTTTCCGGTCAGTCACAGCTCAGGAGCCTATCAGCGTTAACTTGCCAGAACCGTCACCAGGCATGAGGCCCGCGAAGGTCTGGAGGCCGGCGGTGGTGATGCTCCGCTCGCTGGTGTCGGGGAACCGGAGCCTGCGCGTCAGGGTTGGTGTGGAAGGTGGTGACGTCGACCACGTCGTCGAAGGTGCAGTGGGCGGCGGCCAGGACGGCTTTGAGATTGTCGAAGGCCAGGGCCACCTGTTTCTCGAAGTCGGGTTCTGGTGAGCCGTCTGCGTGGCTCCCCACCTGGCCGGACACGAACAGCAGGTCTCCGGAGCGGATGGCCGCCGAGTAGCAGTGGAGGTCGTACAGGCCGTGCCGTTGGGCAGGGAAAACAGCTTCAGGTCGGGTCATGGGTGGACTCCCTTGTGGCGGGCGGTATGCCCGTTGAGTGCGTGGCATCATGGTGGATGACGCTCACTGGGTTCAGTGAGCTGATGGGAGGAGCCGCCCAGTGCCACACGGTGGCCGGCTCACATACGCGCCGTATGTCAATGGCGACC containing:
- a CDS encoding Rid family hydrolase, which translates into the protein MTRPEAVFPAQRHGLYDLHCYSAAIRSGDLLFVSGQVGSHADGSPEPDFEKQVALAFDNLKAVLAAAHCTFDDVVDVTTFHTNPDAQAPVPRHQRAEHHHRRPPDLRGPHAW